The following nucleotide sequence is from Pedobacter sp. PACM 27299.
GTGAAATGGTGGCTTGTGCCAAACCCAATTCTTCCACAAGATCACCACAAATACAGGTGTTGGAAGCCAGGATTCGCTGCAAAATGGCAATTCTTGCCGGATGCGCCATTGCCTTTAATAATTGAGACAATTGGTTTTGCTCGTCGGTAAATATTTCTGATTTGGTCAGTCCCATGTCTTGTTCAATTAATACATTGCAATAATACGATTGATAGTTGTGTCTTCCAAATAAGCGGGGTCCAAAATACCAAAATATGACATTTGACTGAGCCCGAATAGTGGTGGATAAATGCTTTAGGAAACAGCAGGATCTTTTTCGGTGGCCACCCTATAGGTAGGATCTTCCTGGATATTAACAACAATAATGGCTGCTGCATCTTTTAATAGTTTCCTGCAATCTTCACTCAAATGAGTTAGATGAAGCGTTTTTCCTATTTTTCGATAACGTTCGGTTAATTTATTGATGGCGTCTATACCAGACATATCTGCAATCCTACTGTCTTTAAAATTAATAAAAACGACCTCCGGATCCTCGGCAGGTTCAAACTTTTCCAGGAAATTATGGGTAGAACCAAAAAATAACGGGCCATAGATCTCGTAGTGTTTGGCTCCATTTTCATCGATGTATTTCTTTGCACGGATTCTTTTGGCACTTTCCCAGGCGAACATTAATGCGGAAAGGATCACACCAATCAATACAGCGAGTGCCAGATTGTGGAGCCATACGGTAATCCCTGCGACTAGCATCCCTACGAAAATATCTTTACCAGGCATTTTATTGATCACTTTGAAGCTCATCCATTCAAATGTCCCAATCGCGACCATGATCATTACACCTGTCAAGGCAGCCATTGGCACTTTTTCAATCAGTGGGGCACCAAAAAGAATGATCACTAATATCGTAATCGCGGCAATGATCCCAGACAGCCTGGCTCTGGCACCTGCCGAAAGGTTAACCAGTGTTTGTGCAATCATTGGGCAGCCTCCCATACCGAAGAAAAAGCCATTTAGTATATTTGCAGACCCTTGGGCAATACATTCCCGGTTGCTATCACCTTTGCTTTCTGTGATTTCATCGACCAGATTTAAGGTGAGTAATCCTTCAGTTAAACCCACAGCGCCCATGATCAACGCATAAGGCAGGATGATTTGTAAGGTTTCCAGGGTAAAGGGTACCTGAGGAATATGGAAAGGAGGAAATCCACCACTCACTGCTGCGATATCTCCAACATTTTTTGTATCAATATGAAAGCCTAAAACAATCAGGAACACCACAATAATAGCGACCAATGAAGCGGGGATGGCTTTCGTGAATTTTGGTAAGACCAGTACAATAGCGATGGTTAAGGCAACGAGGCCGGCCATCAGGTACAGTGCAGTACCGCTGAGCCAGACCATTTCTCCGTTAATTACGGTTTTAAACTGTTCTAGCTGCGCCATAAAGATGATAATGGCCAATCCGTTGACGAAGCCAAACATCACTGGCTGAGGTACCAGGCGTACAAATTTGCCCAGTTTAAATAAGCCAACACTGATTTGAAAAACACCGGCAAGTATGACGGCTGCAAACACATAATCCAGGCCATGCGATCTCATTAAGGCAATCAATACAATTACGGTTGCACCTGCTCCACCAGAGATTAAGCCTGGTCTGCCTCCAAATACTGCCGTTACTAATCCCATAATGAAGGCGGCATACAGCCCTGTTAGTGGTGGGAAGCCTGCCAGTATAGCAAAGGATAAAGATTCCGGCATCATCGTCATGGCTACGGTTAGCCCTGCAAGGATTTCAGTTTTATAATTGATCTTTTTTGAAAAGTCGAAAAGCTGGATAAAAGGTTTCTGGAGGTAAGGCTTCATTTGCCTGTAAAGTTACGTTGGATTTATCAGGCTTTAATCTACGGAAGCTGAAAAATTTAGATGGGCAGAGATAATTGTTGGTCGGTTTAATCAGACTCGAGTCGTTGGGACTGCGATCTGCGATGTCTTTGGTGACTTGAAACCTGGTCATCAATTCCGGG
It contains:
- a CDS encoding ArsR/SmtB family transcription factor produces the protein MGLTKSEIFTDEQNQLSQLLKAMAHPARIAILQRILASNTCICGDLVEELGLAQATISQHLKELKNAGLIQGTIEGVSVCYYIDPKTWKMMESKLGAFLGSYKGEIPCC
- a CDS encoding SulP family inorganic anion transporter: MKPYLQKPFIQLFDFSKKINYKTEILAGLTVAMTMMPESLSFAILAGFPPLTGLYAAFIMGLVTAVFGGRPGLISGGAGATVIVLIALMRSHGLDYVFAAVILAGVFQISVGLFKLGKFVRLVPQPVMFGFVNGLAIIIFMAQLEQFKTVINGEMVWLSGTALYLMAGLVALTIAIVLVLPKFTKAIPASLVAIIVVFLIVLGFHIDTKNVGDIAAVSGGFPPFHIPQVPFTLETLQIILPYALIMGAVGLTEGLLTLNLVDEITESKGDSNRECIAQGSANILNGFFFGMGGCPMIAQTLVNLSAGARARLSGIIAAITILVIILFGAPLIEKVPMAALTGVMIMVAIGTFEWMSFKVINKMPGKDIFVGMLVAGITVWLHNLALAVLIGVILSALMFAWESAKRIRAKKYIDENGAKHYEIYGPLFFGSTHNFLEKFEPAEDPEVVFINFKDSRIADMSGIDAINKLTERYRKIGKTLHLTHLSEDCRKLLKDAAAIIVVNIQEDPTYRVATEKDPAVS